From one Xiphias gladius isolate SHS-SW01 ecotype Sanya breed wild chromosome 12, ASM1685928v1, whole genome shotgun sequence genomic stretch:
- the LOC120797720 gene encoding protein mono-ADP-ribosyltransferase PARP14-like: protein MAVVVGKHSQVNARLMDVADATVKHRGSRISEKQTSIRRLGEAKLRLLWKEIERSLGRNFPGVKVTQGDAGQVVLEGSVEDILEAGDWISDKENMVLEKTVANMSPHLLAFLSKAYGASRVLGDFLGVGDEVEIELRDVELRFFSLSADKLDDTAKKMQEKFKEVNIDVPNFSALSFELWKKLNSKTNEMNQGHLRAQVMFGSDSMFCLLGHTKEVEELSETVTQFILQRTVRLPFPELAQELPEFLQLHGFDYSGVTIHPLTSSSGPMVVLEGPSSKVTEVRNRLGPFLDSVVQGRIATTDLLPSLSLNEGNTIVASYSLCDGLQVLVCQGDITKQDADALVNAANENLNHVGGVAAALSEAGGPEVQMESYSVVKSKGKIPTGGVVVTTGGNLKCKKLLHAVGPVAGKAGGRERVLLERTVHSTLTVSEIMKFKSIAIPCISSGVFGVPVTVCSEAIVTAVKEFGSQGGRSLSRIILIDNRGEVVRAMQEACDRLLQGINTGNSTPSGITTGHITGGIGFQVDAASQDTARGATGGAPGDGVHVEIVQGTIENQQVDALVSPMVGHNPWSTRIGNTLYKMVGSQLTARFREEVGEETLPGDAVLVEGLPGLPSSAVLFLNLVPWDDDQDGTAVQVLRLGINKILTSCENRGLGSVALPVLGAGVALCFPPSVVARVLLEEVHAFKQSRASRTPFLIQIVIHPNDTESNEVFRGITKGIHQPDQVSTTKRIVLLGKTGSGKSGLANTLFGEEELFTTNHSPNSGTSKCQTETRLVNGRSITLIDTPGFFDADRSEEEMKPEIVSCITECAPGPNAFLIMLKVEKFTEQEQAVIRKICQYFSEDALKYAVIVFTHGEQLPEGLKIDEFVDQNKNLSDLVKKCGGRCHVFDNKYWKNKQQDDYRSNQFQVEDLLNTIDKVVMQNNGGYYTNKMLQVVENEIKMEEKQIKQSSGNMPPEEIRQRAKTNVSKKFLIQLAGTATGALLGALLGVVGMVKLVTSILPNSLKNPADLMKLVKSVPKVGGAAVVVGAGQAEVVAAGAMVGTVAFMGIGGVMGGIIGLEATEGAETPLEAAERAAKAVKDNIKW, encoded by the exons ATGGCTGTTGTGGTTGGGAAACATTCTCAGGTGAATGCCAGGTTGATGGATGTAGCGGATGCGACTGTTAAACATCGAGGGTCACGTATAAGTGAGAAGCAAACCAGCATTCGTCGACTGGGGGAGGCCAAACTCCGCCTCCTCTGGAAAGAGATTGAGCGTAGTTTGGGAAGAAATTTTCCAGGAGTTAAGGTCACACAGGGAGATGCAGGTCAGGTAGTTTTGGAAGGTTCTGTGGAGGATATTCTTGAGGCTGGAGACTGGATCTCTGATAAGGAGAATATGGTGTTAGAAAAGACAGTTGCGAACATGAGCCCACATCTTTTGGCCTTCCTAAGTAAGGCTTATGGAGCATCAAGGGTGCTAGGTGACTTTTTAGGGGTTGGGGACGAGGTGGAAATAGAGTTACGAGACGTAGAGCTAcgttttttctccctctctgctgatAAACTGGatgacacagcaaaaaaaatgcaagaaaagtTTAAGGAAGTGAACATTGATGTTCCTAACTTCTCTGCTTTGTCATTTGAGCTTTGGAAAAAGCTTAACTCTAAGACAAACGAAATGAACCAAGGACACCTTAGGGCTCAGGTCATGTTTGGCTCAGACAGTATGTTTTGCTTACTGGGCCACACCAAAGAGGTTGAAGAGCTGAGTGAAACTGTCACACAGTTTATTTTGCAAAGGACAGTCCGTCTCCCTTTCCCAGAGTTAGCACAAGAGTTACCAGAATTTTTGCAGCTGCATGGTTTTGACTATTCAGGGGTTACCATCCATCCTTTAACCTCTTCCTCTGGTCCCATGGTGGTGCTGGAAGGTCCATCCAGCAAGGTCACTGAGGTCAGAAACAGGCTGGGTCCGTTTCTAGACTCCGTTGTTCAGGGCAGAATTGCCACCACTGACCTATTGCCATCTTTGAGTTTGAATGAAGGAAACACAATAGTTGCCAGCTACAGCCTTTGTGATGGGCTACAGGTCCTGGTGTGTCAGGGTGACATCACCAAACAGGATGCTGATGCCCTGGTTAATGCTGCAAATGAAAATCTGAACCACGTTGGAGGTGTTGCTGCTGCACTGAGTGAAGCAGGCGGTCCTGAAGTACAAATGGAGAGCTATAGTGTAGTAAAGAGTAAAGGGAAAATTCCTACAGGAGGTGTGGTAGTGACCACAGGGGGGAACCTAAAGTGCAAAAAACTGCTGCATGCTGTTGGACCTGTTGCTGGGAAAGCGGGCGGCAGGGAAAGGGTCTTACTGGAAAGAACTGTACATTCTACTCTGACTGTGTCAGAAATCATGAAGTTCAAGTCCATAGCCATTCCCTGCATCAGCTCAGGTGTGTTTGGTGttcctgtcactgtgtgttcGGAGGCTATTGTAACTGCTGTAAAAGAGTTTGGTAGTCAGGGAGGGCGAAGTCTGAGCAGAATCATCCTGATTGATAACAGAGGAGAGGTGGTGAGGGCCATGCAGGAAGCATGTGACAGGCTTCTCCAAGGGATAAATACTGGAAACAGTACGCCAAGTGGGATCACCACAGGACACATTACAGGGGGTATTGGCTTCCAAGTGGATGCTGCCTCTCAAGACACAGCAAGAGGGGCCACTGGCGGAGCTCCCGGAGATGGTGTCCATGTTGAGATTGTTCAGGGAACCATCGAGAACCAGCAG GTGGACGCCCTGGTATCTCCTATGGTTGGCCATAATCCTTGGTCTACCCGTATTGGAAACACTTTGTACAAAATGGTTGGATCCCAGCTGACTGCTAGGTTTAGAGAGGAAGTAGGAGAAGAAACGCTGCCTGGTGATGCAGTTCTGGTGGAGGGCTTGCCTGGACTTCCATCTAGTGCAGTGTTGTTCCTCAACCTCGTTCCCTGGGATGATGACCAAGATGGAACAGCAGTCCAG GTTCTGAGACTGGGCATCAACAAAATCCTAACTTCCTGCGAGAATAGAGGGCTTGGATCTGTTGCTCTCCCTGTACTCGGGGCCGGGGTTGCCCTGTGTTTTCCTCCCAGCGTGGTAGCCAGGGTTCTACTGGAGGAAGTTCATGCATTTAAACAGAGCCGAGCCAGTAGAACGCCATTCCTAATCCAAATAGTCATCCACCCCAATGACACAGAGTCTAATGAG GTCTTCAGAGGAATCACAAAAGGCATTCACCAACCAGACCAAG TGTCGACTACAAAGAGGATCGTCCTGCTGGGAAAAACTGGATCTGGGAAAAGCGGCCTAGCTAACACCCTATTTGGAGAGGAGGAACTGTTCACCACAAATCATTCACCCAACTCTGGAACAAGTAAATGTCAAACAGAAACCAGACTTGTAAACGGAAGAAGCATAACTTTGATCGACACTCCTGGTTTTTTTGATGCAGACCGGtctgaggaggagatgaagcCTGAGATAGTGAGCTGTATCACAGAGTGCGCTCCTGGGCCTAATGCTTTTCTCATCATGCTTAAAGTGGAGAAATTCACAGAGCAGGAGCAGGCCGTCATCCGCAAAATATGCCAATATTTCTCAGAAGATGCTCTGAAATATGCTGTAATTGTCTTCACTCATGGTGAACAGCTCCCTGAAGGACTGAAGATTGACGAGTTTGTCGATCAGAATAAGAATCTGAGTGATCTGGTGAAGAAGTGCGGCGGCCGGTGCCACGTCTTTGATAATAAATACTGGAAGAACAAACAGCAGGATGACTACAGGAGCAACCAGTTCCAGGTAGAGGACCTTCTGAACACGATAGACAAGGTGGTGATGCAAAATAATGGAGGCTACTACACCAATAAGATGCTGCAGGTGGTGGAGAACGAAataaagatggaggaaaagcaGATAAAACAGTCGTCAGGAAACATGCCACCGGAAGAGATCAGGCAACGGGCTAAAACCAATGTGTCTAAAAAGTTTTTGATCCAACTGGCAGGAACTGCAACAGGAGCATTATTAGGAGCTCTTCTTGGTGTGGTAGGGATGGTCAAATTAGTTACCAGCATTTTGCCAAACTCTCTGAAGAACCCTGCAGATTTAATGAAACTTGTGAAAAGCGTTCCAAAAGTAGGAggagcagcagtagtagtaggaGCAGGACAAGCAGAAGTAGTAGCTGCTGGGGCAATGGTAGGCACTGTAGCATTCATGGGTATAGGAGGAGTAATGGGCGGTATTATTGGACTTGAGGCGACTGAGGGAGCAGAAACACCATTGGAGGCAGCAGAGAGGGCAGCTAAAGCTGTCAAAGATAATATAAAGTGGtag